A window from Hypomesus transpacificus isolate Combined female chromosome 26, fHypTra1, whole genome shotgun sequence encodes these proteins:
- the LOC124487356 gene encoding beta/gamma crystallin domain-containing protein 1-like isoform X4 — MGRKNSGRRRSRKTSLEDGTSQENLPSKTQPSNTGSSSSDRNSGTSSRPVEAETHLGEQEADSSPTKNKASLTSPEGASDRSTFSTVGVENNLQDTDSPVLATLVSIADTMEDIEEVGDSLYRVERLTETPESKRRSMKVSHSEKLFSKKVTVNSELSTEVNNHVEQDFSRGTTEDTTKGKRKPEINKRPQDMCKMDEDPKASSAASCLIADRINLFEGKMHGDVSKTYPRSADVSPIRKVTGKFKADIKHEQGGPHVRVRSVERGNTRSSSAPPVKGKGQTVRERVMNFAEACKKEDKIVLPQKSAMTGMSQRSTPSPTSASQSLKQDLQAFICKTATSQITEITSKPAGRETLSVVDTPVSQLQTDSNTKAKMLSKTENVADRPSQVEPKMLRGDLVQPTPEVGLQTKTPGRSGSRSKRRKNKDSTSLVSNSIIKPELPNTEQGLVSMQEKTGVIKDISCATEKEVKTVSSSQAKQSKDDESETKKLPLSKEAISKSSDLSDKHTDLLIKKDGPRKLVEENRESAMSTIISGDNKPNSNSETGKLTDKTIDIPPTQTVGHKEKVQSSSVVHEGQSISKDKSLDFSSSSVPKTNTSLHGIPTTIENQPKDRLAESLDKKAESEVKHNPSDNSLHTGPVNAQGKMEPEAIAEASKSKVTSPKEAVQVPVTTVPSLPLHTEPVHPTPTQQKNRTTDFLVTGSNKTARTTDSDKHIKKSPEEGSVKSPKESQHETLSVLKTEKNWQDDTIKQGWDPAAEQTRTNKNGGESTVKAITSPEPVDSKKSSSVTKGPVKTNIQGEKVTPVDLSMLKTGKSRDDTLKQGQSTAAEQTTSTVEGQSHVKVNKSPTPSALDSNKSCPVNKANTNNQQERQNPVAPAEEPLVGLGPRPSEELDMVNRTKNILVKTVDPDDKNSENIKVGTHASGLLPTEVEDKLLNDRKADGRRDIVQISSSISTNTTTSTTTGADRPEGNNPGVMGKDPASIGIGEMPPPPSDRGATEKSPNKSTKPPPLTEPTKQRPSQDQRPSLNKLLLSRGSFGDGSFQQRDTPSSWLDIDQRFPAQKLRSPEFKQKLSCSVSESNLTSGELEDDFIQNIKKFGVPFSLPPRKHSHLRPPQPTFAMPAIWEDRFEKSFDPENFKFGLRKKREFSLESPSNPSTKIQSVGTDGEQKPARTSIADRSMLCRSLGTRSKHLQDRKSTTEEGKDKEQGEETKEKEVKVKPRPSRLEGSCIFNSLKCSRTKRGGDVSPSNLSPVSQITQPAQPTSPIADHVVLADQIPPQENSVSAQAVVSDSGPPLVSFNDIKLPDYLEKYLPKKPARPELGKEKQQLNSEKMAGATGLLDGDIAEPSTKSEVLKSTGGSLPAPIVPLPTLPQVLHPKASPLGVCATDWFVLQTAAIQGLHRRPGKMVLYEYAQFEGQAYEIFRNVPNATSLKLSPLISVKVVRGCWVLYEKPDFTGRCIALEEGPMDLTNVWAESGPQELHPPVEPPIVIGSIRLAVCDYSIPHIDLFTEPAGHGRVVTYHDDALEICTFGILQNTASIKVHSGVWLVFSDPEYQGMLAVLEQGEYPCPESWGFPSAFVGSLRPLKMGGFKVENPNEQKALVYEQSGFQGACVEIERDVLSFEDATDLPNLKLKSVGSLKILGGLWVGYEQSGFEGHQHVLEEGEYLDWRDWGGASQHLLSIRPILSDFMSPHLEMFSKRDFDELGANIDLLGPITNLEETGYGLKTQSVHVFSGVWVAYEEPGFSGEQYVLEKGLYGSPEDWAAIHPKISSVMPVMRDNFGKLVKFKVQLFSEAGFQGSIHVLEDSVQSFPQGFFLGSCRVQAGSWLAFEGEGFTERMYVLEEGDYPDLRSMGCSRANASILSLQITGFEFSVPSITLFERLGLRGRRVVMASGCVNLQLAGDCSRVQSIMVDGGMWVIYESINYRGAQILLKPGEVADWHKFSNWQRIGSLRPLIQKQVHFRLRNKQTGLVMAATGELDDLKLMRIQTMEETGAVEEIWLYQDGQLRTKLLEDCCLSPTSSMAMAGSRLGLSPPNPEKPPALWSITADGLILHAPTPDLLLEVKGGQNYDKNHVILNTFVPGKLTQRWTIEIL, encoded by the exons GCCACAAGACATGTGTAAAATGGATGAGGACCCCAAAGCCAGCTCAGCTGCCAGTTGTCTGATTGCTGACAGAATCAACCTGTTTGAAGGGAAGATGCACGGAGATGTTAGTAAGACCTACCCCAGGAGTGCCGATGTCTCTCCAATCAGGAAAGTCACTGGAAAGTTCAAAGCAGACATCAAACATGAGCAAGGGGGGCCACATGTGAGGGTGAGGTCAGTGGAACGTGGAAATACCAGGTCCAGCTCCGCTCCCCCTGTCAAGGGGAAAGGCCAGACAGTCAGGGAGCGAGTGATGAACTTTGCAGAGGCATgcaaaaaggaggacaagatCGTGTTGCCTCAAAAGTCTGCTATGACTGGAATGTCCCAAAGATCAACCCCCTCACCCACATCTGCGTCACAGTCATTGAAACAGGACCTTCAGGCCTTTATATGCAAAACAGCAACCTCTCAAATCACAGAGATAACATCCAAACCTGCAGGGCGAGAAACTCTCTCTGTTGTGGACACACCTGTTTCTCAACTTCAGACAGACTCCAACACAAAGGCAAAAATGTTGTCTAAAACTGAGAATGTAGCTGATAGACCTTCCCAAGTAGAACCCAAAATGTTGCGAGGTGACTTGGTTCAACCAACTCCTGAGGTAGGCTTACAGACCAAAACCCCTGGTAGGTCAGGGTCAAGGTCAAAGAGGAGGAAAAACAAAGATTCAACGAGCCTTGTGAGTAATAGTATTATCAAACCAGAGCTCCCAAACACAGAACAAGGACTTGTGAGCATGCAGGAAAAGACAGGTGTAATTAAGGACATTAGCTGTGCAACTGAAAAAGAAGTGAAGACAGTGTCCTCATCACAAGCAAAACAATCTAAAGATGATGAATCAGAAACAAAAAAACTGCCACTTAGCAAGGAAGCAATCAGTAAATCATCAGATCTCTCAGACAAACATACTGATTTACTAATTAAAAAAGATGGCCCCAGAAAACTGGTTGAGGAAAATAGAGAATCGGCCATGTCAACCATCATCAGTGGAGACAATAAACCCAATTCCAACAGTGAAACAGGCAAGCTGACTGATAAGACTATTGATATTCCACCcacacagacagtgggacaCAAAGAGAAGGTTCAAAGCTCTTCAGTAGTTCATGAAGGACAAAGTATTTCTAAAGACAAAAGCTTAGACTTTTCTTCCTCATCTGTACCAAAGACAAATACGAGTCTTCATGGGATACCCACAACTATTGAAAATCAGCCAAAGGACAGATTGGCTGAAAGTTTGGATAAAAAAGCAGAGAGCGAAGTAAAACACAACCCCTCAGACAACAGCTTACACACCGGCCCTGTTAATGCCCAGGGCAAAATGGAGCCTGAGGCCATTGCAGAAGCATCAAAATCCAAAGTCACATCCCCAAAGGAAGCTGTCCAAGTCCCTGTAACCACTGTTCCCTCCTTGCCACTTCACACAGAACCTGTCCACCCAACACCCACTCAGCAGAAAAATAGAACCACTGACTTTCTTGTGACTGGGAGTAATAAGACAGCTAGGACAACTGACAGTGATAAACACATCAAAAAGTCACCTGAGGAAGGCTCTGTAAAGTCTCCAAAAGAGTCTCAGCATGAGACTTTATCAGTgttgaaaacagaaaaaaactgGCAGGATGACACAATAAAGCAGGGATGGGATCCTGCAGCAGAACAAACCAGAACTAACAAAAATGGGGGAGAGTCTACTGTAAAAGCAATAACGTCCCCTGAACCTGTAGATTCTAAAAAAAGCTCCTCAGTGACCAAAGGTCCAGTAAAGACTAATATTCAAGGGGAGAAAGTGACACCTGTGGATTTATCTATGCTGAAAACAGGGAAATCCAGAGATGACACACTAAAGCAAGGACAGAGTACTGCAGCAGAACAAACCACTTCGACAGTGGAGGGACAGTCTCATGTAAAAGTGAACAAGTCTCCCACACCTTCAGCTTTAGATTCTAATAAAAGCTGCCCTGTGAACAAAGCAAATACCAATAATcaacaggagagacagaaccCTGTGGCCCCAGCCGAGGAGCCTTTAGTTGGGCTTGGACCAAGACCCAGTGAAGAATTAGATATGGTTAATAGGACGAAGAACATCCTGGTAAAAACTGTGGACCCAGATGACAAAAACTCTGAGAACATTAAAGTAGGGACACATGCAAGCGGTCTATTACCAACTGAGGTGGAAGACAAGTTGCTAAATGACAGGAAAGCAGATGGGAGAAGGGATATTGTACAAATCAGTTCATCTATTTCTACCAATACCACTACCAGTACTACTACAGGGGCAGACAGGCCAGAAGGAAACAATCCAGGGGTGATGGGAAAAGACCCTGCATCAATTGGTATTGGTGAAATGCCCCCACCCCCAAGCGATAGGGGAGCCACAGAGAAAAGCCCAAATAAATCTACAAAGCCACCTCCACTAACAGAGCCCACCAAACAAAGACCATCTCAAGACCAGCGTCCATCCCTGAACAAGCTACTCTTGTCCCGTGGATCCTTTGGGGATGGGTCCTTCCAACAGAGGGACACCCCGTCCAGCTGGTTGGATATTGACCAGCGGTTCCCCGCACAGAAGCTCCGCAGCCCTGAGTTCAAGCAAAAACTCAGCTGCTCAGTCAGCGAAAGCAACCTCACTTCAGGGGAGCTGGAGGATGACTTTATCCAGAACATTAAGAAGTTTGGAGTACCTTTCTCTCTGCCCCCGCGCAAACACAGCCACCTCCGACCCCCTCAGCCAACCTTTGCCATGCCCGCCATCTGGGAGGATCGTTTCGAGAAGTCTTTTGACCCTGAGAACTTTAAGTTTGGCTTAAGGAAGAAGAGGGAGTTCAGTTTAGAGTCCCCTAGCAACCCCTCAACCAAGATACAAAGTGTAGGAACGGATGGAGAACAGAAGCCTGCAAGAACTAGTATTGCCGATAGGAGCATGCTTTGCAGGAGCTTGGGCACCCGCTCCAAACACCTCCAAGACAGGAAAAGTACCACAGAGGAGGGAAAAGAcaaggaacagggggaggagacaaaagagaaagaggtgaaGGTGAAACCCCGCCCTTCCCGTTTGGAAGGAAGCTGTATCTTTAACAGCTTGAAATGTTCCAGGACTAAGAGAGGTGGGGATGTGTCACCTAGCAACCTCTCCCCAGTCTCCCAAATAACACAGCCAGCCCAGCCCACTTCCCCCATTGCGGACCATGTGGTGTTGGCCGACCAGATTCCTCCACAAGAAAACAGCGTTTCTGCACAGGCTGTGGTCAGTGACTCAGGTCCTCCGCTTGTTTCCTTTAACGACATCAAGCTGCCAGATTATTTAGAGAAGTACCTCCCCAAGAAGCCTGCAAGGCCAGAGCTGGGAAAAGAGAAACAACAGCTTAACTCTGAG aagATGGCTGGAGCAACAGGGTTGCTTGATGGAGATATAGCAGAGCCCAGTACTAAATCTGAGGTCCTGAAGAGTACTGGGGGATCTCTACCCGCCCCTATTGTTCCCCTACCAACACTACCTCAGGTCCTCCACCCTAAGGCTTCCCCACTAGGGGTTTGTGCCACTGAC TGGTTTGTTTTGCAGACGGCGGCTATACAGGGATTACATAGACGCCCTGGAAAG ATGGTGTTATATGAGTATGCTCAGTTTGAAGGTCAGGCCTATGAAATCTTCAGGAATGTGCCGAATGCCACCTCACTGAAACTATCCCCACTGATTTCAGTCAAAGTTGTGAGAGGATG CTGGGTGCTTTATGAGAAGCCTGACTTCACTGGTCGTTGCATTGCCCTGGAGGAGGGGCCTATGGACCTGACCAATGTGTGGGCAGAATCAGGACCTCAAGAGCTACATCCACCAGTTGAACCCCCAATAGTCATTGGCTCCATTCGGCTGgcggtgtgt GACTACAGCATTCCTCACATTGACTTATTCACTGAACCGGCGGGGCATGGCAGAGTGGTCACGTACCATGATGATGCACTGGAGATTTGCACTTTTGGTATTCTTCAGAACACGGCATCAATCAAAGTCCACTCTGGAgt GTGGCTGGTGTTCAGTGACCCGGAGTACCAAGGCATGCTTGCAGTGTTGGAGCAGGGGGAATATCCCTGCCCAGAGTCCTGGGGGTTTCCATCTGCTTTCGTTGGATCCCTTCGACCACTCAAAATG GGTGGATTTAAAGTGGAGAATCCCAATGAACAAAAG GCTTTGGTGTATGAGCAGTCTGGCTTTCAAGGAGCCTGTGTGGAGATCGAGAGGGATGTCCTTAGTTTTGAGGATGCCACCGACTTGCCAAATCTGAAACTCAAATCTGTGGGCTCTTTAAAGATCCTTGGAGGACT GTGGGTTGGTTATGAGCAGTCTGGGTTTGAAGGTCACCAGCatgtcctggaggagggagagtacCTGGACTGGAGGGACTGGGGAGGGGCCTCACAGCATCTGCTGTCTATACGACCAATACTGTCT GATTTCATGTCTCCACACCTAGAGATGTTCAGCAAGAGAGACTTTGATGAGTTGGGCGCCAACATCGATCTGCTAGGGCCCATCACCAATCTAGAAGAGACTGGTTATGGGCTCAAGACACAGTCGGTTCACGTTTTTAGCGGAGT GTGGGTGGCATATGAGGAGCCTGGTTTCTCTGGGGAGCAGTACGTGTTGGAGAAAGGGCTCTATGGAAGTCCAGAGGACTGGGCGGCAATACACCCCAAAATCTCCTCAGTGATGCCTGTCATGCGG GATAATTTTGGGAAGTTGGTCAAGTTCAAA GTGCAATTGTTTTCAGAAGCTGGCTTCCAGGGTTCCATCCACGTACTAGAGGATAGTGTTCAGTCTTTTCCCCAGGGTTTCTTTCTGGGTTCCTGCAGGGTTCAGGCTGGCAG CTGGCTGGCATTCGAGGGTGAGGGCTTCACTGAAAGAATGTACGTTTTAGAGGAGGGGGACTACCCGGATCTGAGATCGATGGGTTGTTCGCGAGCCAATGCTTCAATCCTGTCTCTGCAAATTACTGGCTTT GAGTTCTCTGTACCCTCCATCACTCTATTTGAGAGGTTGGGCCTACGGGGCAGGAGGGTGGTTATGGCATCTGGCTGTGTCAACCTTCAATTGGCTGGAGACTGCAGTAGGGTCCAATCTATCATGGTAGATGGGGGAAT GTGGGTCATCTATGAAAGCATCAATTACAGAGGTGCGCAGATTCTGCTTAAGCCTGGCGAGGTCGCTGACTGGCACAAATTCAGCAACTGGCAGCGAATCGGATCCTTGCGACCACTAATCCAA AAACAGGTGCACTTTCGTCTGAGGAACAAACAGACAGGGCTGGTGATGGCCGCCACAGGAGAGCTGGACGACTTGAAGCTGATGCGGATCCAGACCATGGAGGAGACGGGCGCAGTGGAAGAGATCTGGCTCTATCAGGACGGCCAGCTTCGCACCAAG CTACTGGAGGACTGTTGTCTGAGTCCCACCAGTAGTATGGCGATGGCAGGTAGTCGACttggtctctccccccccaatCCTGAGAAACCGCCCGCCCTGTGGAGCATCACGGCAGACGGCCTCATTCTCCATGCTCCCACCCCCgacctgctgctggaggtcaaag GTGGACAGAACTATGATAAGAACCATGTCATTCTCAATACGTTTGTTCCCGGCAAACTGACTCAAAGATGGACAATTGAGATACTCTGA